The DNA window CGCACCCAGACCGGACCGGCCACTACCGGTGGCCTACGACGTGCGGGTCGGCATCCTCGCCGAACTGGCGCATCCGGGCGGGAACCTGCCCGGTACCAACGACTTCGGCTGCCGGCCGAACGCCGTCCATCCTCGTCCGGTGATCCTGGTGCACGGTAGTGGCGGTGGCCGCCAGACCAATTGGGGCGCACTGGCGCCGGTGCTCCACGATGCGGGCTACTGTGTCTTCGCGCCCACCTACGGTGCGATCAGCGACATCTGGCCGGCGTCGGCGATCGGCGGCATAGGGCCCAAGGTCGACAGTGCCTGGCAGATCAAACTGTTCGCCGAGAAGGTGCTGGCCGCCACCGGCGCCCGCCAGGTCGACATCGTCGGCCATTCGCTCGGTACCGAGATCCCCACCTACTGGCTGCGGTACCTCGGTGGCGCGGACGAAGTGGACCACTACGTGTCGCTGGCACCGTACTGGCGTCAGGGCCCCGACTCCGACGACACCCGCGCGAGACCATCGCGCAGTTCCGGCGTCTGCTGGGGATCCCCGGCCCGCAGTGGCCCCCGTGTCCGGAATGCGCTGCACCACCGCGGGATCTGGACTTCAACGCGGCGGTGCGGTCCGGCACGCCATATCTGCCGGGCATCCGGTACACCAACATCGTCACCCGCGACGACGAGATCGTGACCCCCTACACCGCCGGACTGCTGCCGGGTCCGCGTGGCACCCATGTCACAGACATCGTCCTCCAGCAGGGCTGCCCGGTGGACCGTTCCGGACACCTCGCCCTCACCGCGAGCCCTCGCGCGGCGGCCCTGGTCCTCGGCGCCCTCGACCCCGCACACGCCCCACCGGTCCCGTGTGCCCCTGTCGCGCAACCGTTCTGAGCCCGACCGCCCGCTGGTTGAGCCGGCACGGCGAGCGTCAGCGAGCCGAGCCGTGTCGAAACCATCCGCACCCACCGCGCTGGTTGAGCCGCGTCGGGCGAGCGTAGCGAGACCGCCGTGTGTCGAAACCACCCGTGAGGCAGCAGTTTTCGAGACCAAGGAGTGCGTGTGGTGGTCGCGGACATGGTTGTCTCACGGGTGGTTTCGACGCGGCTCGGTCTCGCTGACGCTCGCCCGTGCCGGCTCAACCAGCAGTGGGGGCGGCTCAACCAGCAGTAGGGGCGGCTCAACCAGCAGTGGGGGCCGGCTCAACCAGCAGTAGGGGGCGACGCAGTCAGCAGTAGGGGGGCGGCTCAACCAGCAGTGGGGCGCCCAGATGTCGCCATCAGTAGCGGAACCAACTGCTCCGCGGCGGTCCACGCACCGTGGTGGCCGAGCAGCCGGGACTCGAGGGGTTCGTGACGGGTGCGGATCAGGGTGGTGTCGTCACGGGCCACCGCGACGACGTCCCCGAGGCGGGCGGCGATCCGCGCGCTCACCCGTGGACCGAACCATCCCTCGTCGACGGCCTGCTCACGGGTTGCGATCACCGCGCGGTCGCCCAGAAACGACGACCAGGCGTCGGTCACGTCCGCTGCCGCCCCGTCGACGGCGTAGACATGACGTACCCGGGCTTCGCCGGCCACCGCGTCGGTGCCGTCGAGAAGCGTTGGGGTGGTGTCGATGTCGACAGGTATGCGGGCGGTGATCATCCCGTGGTCGCCGGTGACGAGCAGCGTCGTGTCTGGTGGGAGGCCCTCGACGAGGTCGGCGACCAAGCGGTCGACGATGCGCAACTTCGCCAGCCACTGATCGGAGCCGGGACCATGTAGATGTCCGGCGGTGTCGAGTTCGCTGTAGTAGGCGTAGATCAGCCGACGCTGCCGCGACTGCCGCGCGAGTACCGAGGTGACCGCGGAGCGGATGCCGTCGGGAGTCACCGCGGGCAGATAGCGGCCGGGGGTGCCGAAGGCGACCTGGGTCAGTCCGGTGCCGCGGAACTCGCCGGGCATGACGTAGGTGATCCGTACGCCTGCTTCGTCGAAGCCGTCGAGGATGCTCTCGTGCGGACTGATCAGCGCGGGCGGGTAGGTGACCAGCGCCGACGGTCCGTCGGCCTGATCGAGCGACCACCGTAGGGCATTGAGGACCCGGCGCGACCCGCGCGTGCGGGCGTCGTCCTCCGGACGGAAGCTGTAACCGACGATCCCGTGGATGCCACAGGATGTCCCGCTGGTGAGGCTGGTGATCGAGGTGGCGGTGGTGGCCGGGAACCCGGCGCGCAGGGTGGTGTTCGGCAGTGCCGCCAGGTGCGGTGCGTTTGCCGCATGCTCGTCGAGGAGTAGTGAGCCGAGCCCGTCGACGAGCAACAGCACCACATCCCGTGCGGGTGGGACGACAAGCTTCGTCGGCGCCCAGATATCCAGCGCCGCACCGACTGCGGGTAGCACCGACGCGAGGGTGTGCGGGTGATCGGACCAGCGACCCGGGGGCAGTTCGTCGAGCATCAGGCGGCGGCCGGGATCCACTCGTGCCACGTGGTGGCCGTCGTCAGGGCGTCGGGGTCGGGGGTCACACCGATGCCGGGGCCGGTGGGTACCCGCATCGTCGAATCTTCCACGACGAAGGGCTCGGTGATGTCGGTGGCAAAATAGCGCGCCGACGCCGAGATATCGCCGGGCAGAGTGAATCCGGGCATCGCGGCCAGGGCGAGATTGGCGGCGCGTCCCACACCGGTCTCCACCATGCCGCCACACCACACCGGAATGCCATGTGCCACACAGACATCGTGGACGCGTGCCGCTTCCAGATAGCCGCCGACACGGCCGGGTTTGATGTTCACGATGTCGCAGGCATCCCACGAGATGGCGTCGGCCGCCGCGCGTGCGGAGACCACCGACTCGTCCAGACACACCGGTGTCGACGAGATCGCCCGCAGTCGAACGTGACTGCGCAGATCCTCCTCGTCGAATGGCTGCTCGATCAGCAGCAGATCGAAGGCGTCGAGCTTCGCGAGGTGACGCAGATCGGCCGGGCCGTAGGCGGTGTTGGCGTCCACCTGCAACACGACGTCGCGACCGAAGTGGTCCCGCACCGCTGCGACCGGCACCAGGTCCCACCCGGGTGCGATCTTCAGTTTGATTCTGCGATAGCCATCTTCGAGATAGCCGGAAACCTCGTCGAGCAACTCGGGCAGCGTGTCGCGGATTCCGACCGACACCCCCACGGGAACCGTCGCCGCGGTCCCGCCCAGACGGTTGGCCAGCGACATCCCGCCGGCCCTCAGCTCGGCGTCGAGGATCGCGGTCTCCAACGCCGCCTTGGCCATTCGATGCCCCTTGATTGCCGACAGGGCAGGGCCAACACCGATCGCGGTCACCGAGTCGGCACTCAGGAGCGGCGGGATGAGGAATCTGCGCAGCACGTCGACGGCGCCATCGGTGTACTCCGACGAGTAGGTCGGCTCATCGATGCTGACGCACTCACCCCAGCCCTCGCCGGTATCGGTAACCGCCCGGACCAGCAGTGCATCTCGCGTGTACTCGATGCCGAAGGAGGTCCGGAACGGGGTCACCAGCGGCAGTTCCACCCGTCGGAGCTCGACGCCGGTCAGCTTCACGCGACCCCGGACCCGGTCGGGCCCAGTACATAGTGACCGGACCGCAGGAATCGAACCGATCTCGCCGAATGTCCCTCCACCAGAAGCGGACTCAGAGCTTCACGCAGGACGATGCGCCACCGCGCGGCATCCACCGGATGGGTGTGCCGCATCGCCTCGATGTCGCGGGGCACCGCAACGACGACGGTGGCATCCGGCGTGATCGCCCCGACGTGTGCCTCCGGCCGGCCGGCCGTGACGGTCTCGATGGCCGACACCGCGCCCGCCGCCACCAACTCCTCGGCGGTCTCGGTGTTGTCGGTGCGGGCCGGATCCGGATCGTCGGGGACCGGACCGAGCGGCCAGGCGACCAGTACCCGATCGGAGTCGGCGTCGCCTTCCATCTCGTCGCCGAGATCGCCGTAGAAGTCCTCGTAGTAGTGGCTGGGGTGTGCACCGAGTTTGGTGATGTTGAAGTAGGCGTTACGTGCGACCAGCGGATCGAACGTCCACGTGATGGTGCGCAACCCACGGTGCAGCGCCCATGTCCGCTGATGCATCTTCAGCGCGTAGCCGACGTTGTGACCGCGTCCGCGTTTGGACACCCCGGTGATGTGGCTGTGCAGGGTGTGTCCGACCGGCGCCCCGAAGAATCCGACGCTGCCGCCGGCGAGGTGATCGCCGATGAATGCGCCCGCCACGTAATTGCCGGCATGCGACAGTGCGCGCAGCATGTCGGTGCTCACCGGGCGGTTGCTGGGGTCGGGACGCCAGACATCGTCGAACACCCGGGCCAGGTCGCCGAGTTCGTCAGGCGAGGACAGTTCGCGGATCTCGACGCCGGGGGATTCGTGCGGCATGGGGTTCATTGTTCCATTGCCGGACCGGGCCGGTGACGCAGTTGGCCGACCGGTCCGAATAGGATCGCCTCATGCATCCGGCGCCTCCGTACGCGTCCGACGCGTTGACGCGTGTCGGCGTGAGCTTGGTGGTGCCCGCGGTCGCCGTTGCGGCGCACGGTATCGCCGCCGGCGGTGCCCCGCACGCCGAAGGTGTGCTGATCAGCGCGGGGATCGGTGGCCTGTTCGCGCTGATGTCGGGTGTGCGTCGCCGCTCGCGCGTGGTGGCGATCGCCTCGACGACACTGCTGCTGACCATCGCGCAGGTGGCCTGCCACTGGGCGATGGCGATCGGTGATGCCGGGCACGGCGTCCACGCCACGGGGGCCGCGCCGATGCTGCTGACACATGCGG is part of the Gordonia bronchialis DSM 43247 genome and encodes:
- a CDS encoding alkaline phosphatase family protein is translated as MLDELPPGRWSDHPHTLASVLPAVGAALDIWAPTKLVVPPARDVVLLLVDGLGSLLLDEHAANAPHLAALPNTTLRAGFPATTATSITSLTSGTSCGIHGIVGYSFRPEDDARTRGSRRVLNALRWSLDQADGPSALVTYPPALISPHESILDGFDEAGVRITYVMPGEFRGTGLTQVAFGTPGRYLPAVTPDGIRSAVTSVLARQSRQRRLIYAYYSELDTAGHLHGPGSDQWLAKLRIVDRLVADLVEGLPPDTTLLVTGDHGMITARIPVDIDTTPTLLDGTDAVAGEARVRHVYAVDGAAADVTDAWSSFLGDRAVIATREQAVDEGWFGPRVSARIAARLGDVVAVARDDTTLIRTRHEPLESRLLGHHGAWTAAEQLVPLLMATSGRPTAG
- the menC gene encoding o-succinylbenzoate synthase yields the protein MKLTGVELRRVELPLVTPFRTSFGIEYTRDALLVRAVTDTGEGWGECVSIDEPTYSSEYTDGAVDVLRRFLIPPLLSADSVTAIGVGPALSAIKGHRMAKAALETAILDAELRAGGMSLANRLGGTAATVPVGVSVGIRDTLPELLDEVSGYLEDGYRRIKLKIAPGWDLVPVAAVRDHFGRDVVLQVDANTAYGPADLRHLAKLDAFDLLLIEQPFDEEDLRSHVRLRAISSTPVCLDESVVSARAAADAISWDACDIVNIKPGRVGGYLEAARVHDVCVAHGIPVWCGGMVETGVGRAANLALAAMPGFTLPGDISASARYFATDITEPFVVEDSTMRVPTGPGIGVTPDPDALTTATTWHEWIPAAA